Within Planococcus citri chromosome 2, ihPlaCitr1.1, whole genome shotgun sequence, the genomic segment gatttgaaaacgattgaatttttatttgtaaaagtATGGCAATGtcagaatttgtatttttttttcaaatttgatttaaaaatatgtagtaagtaTGGTTTACGATGAGTCcagaatattttattcattcgagtttggaaaattatttttttctaattgaggaacgaaaaaatcgagtgaaaaactcaaaattaccacaaaattgagctataaaggtgaaattttgaacgaatttcgaCCTGGCGAGTACTGAAACCATTCTTATGTTTTTGAATCGTTATTGTAAAGTcttcaacaaatatttttttttgatgatcgTGTAttctattttttacaattttgataaatttgtcaCAAAAGGAGCTCCTTAAAGTGAAATCTTTTTGTATCGTTGAAACTATAAGATCGAAAAATTCCCTGAAGCTTTTGAACAACTTCAGGGGTCCTTCCTTTGACAACTTTTTAGGTTGTCGAATTCGGTTgtgaacgaaaaattttttgattcttcaaGAATATCTACTCAATCACAAAGAGGTTTCATATTTGAAACAGcggaaaataatttccaacattttggtCTAAATAGATCGAAAATATTGCAGTAGATCGCTGATAAAAGTCTATTATAGGcggtaaaattaattttggttcTTCTTacgaaaattgtttcaaaactggaaaaccCAAAAATTCGTTCCCAATCGATTGGCGAGATTTCGATAAATTGCGAATTGttagggggatttttttcaaattttaaataagatCGTGGTAGCAGGAgctaaaatacttacctacaatctaatatatttttcaaactgaaaaatcgcaaaaattcgcTGAGGTATGAATGTAGACAAGATCCTTATAGTCACTTCTTTCCTTCCCACCCTTCAAGACCTctaaatatgaataaaattccATATCTGCGCCTAAGTTTAGAACAAATGCAACCACTCAGCAGgaatgttaataaaattgcctaacttACGCCGTAAATACGCGAAACGTCAAATAAACGAAATGATTCGTTTTCTGCCAGGTTTAGCTCGCATATCAGTGGCAAAGAGCCCACATGATGTCACGTGTTTCAGTTTAAAACACCAGCATCGATCCAATGCGCCGACCCAAGCAACATGCGTTTCGCATTTTATGTTCTCTTATCACACTCGCCAAGTTCCATTTCAATTTATCCATTTATCGAGCAATGTTTAAATTAAGCGCGTATTCGACATGTGCTTTcttcatttaaaaatcaaataaaaaaggaATTATTCCAGTGTGTATCTTTACGCGAACGTTAGTTTTGTCTGATTGATCAGTTTCAACAATTTCACCAAGTCTTCTTCCAATATCCGGTAAATAATCTTAGAAACTAATACCTATCCGGTAACTGATAACGTTTTCATAAGTATTCAGTTACTTATTTCTTACTTTATGACTCCGGTGCAATATTTCTATCTAAAAAACGAAGCGTTTGTTGCGTTAGGCTGATTACGCATTTCAATAATTATCGATTTCAACATTGTGTTTTAATAGAATTAACATTACTTTGGTATCTTTACTCCTGTGTAGTTCTAATACCTGTCAAAGCATTactttatatgtacctagtttcGTATCTTTCgtgtatgtacctatagtaaattttattacatcCTCAGTAAAAAATCCTTATTCATTTGCTGACtcgtcgttttcattttttttttttttttgcaggaacTATAGTTCACCATGAAATACATCTTGGTAACTGGTGGCGTTATTAGTGGCGTTGGTAAAGGTATCATAGCCAGTTCATTTGGAACCATATTGAAATCATGTGGATTATGTGTGACGGTTATCAAAATTGATCCTTACATCAACATCGACGCTGGGACTTTTTCACCTTACGAACATGGTAAGTGATTGAATCCTATGATAGGTACCTCGTTgagtttattttgaataaatccgATAAGTACATtcacttttgtaaaattacagGTGAGGTGTATGTTTTGGAAGATGGAAGTGAAGTGGATTTAGATTTGGGCAATTACGAACGATTTTTAGACGCTACTTTgtataatgaaaataatatcacCACTGGCAagatttatcaaaaagttaTCAACCGGGAGAGGAAAGGAGAATATTTGGGTAAAACTGTCCAAGGTAAAACTCAGtctaataatttgattttttctgcattttagatgattttaattatgattttttttttttttttttgatttgatcagtCGTCCCTCATATTACCGATGCTATTCAAGAATGGGTTCTAAATGTGACTAAGAAACCCATATACAACGACGGAAGACAACCAGAAgtaaatatgaaattattttttaagcaTGTGGACTGCGATGTTTAGTTCTCtagactgaaaaaatgaaatgtgtcCTTATATGGAACTTAATTTCATCTTTAGATGGTACCAATGTACTAACTTCTCgattattttgacattttaggtTTGCATTATCGAATTAGGTGGCACTATCGGTGATATAGAAGGTATGCCATTTGTAGAAGCCTTCAGACAATTTCAGTTCAAAGTAGGACGAGATAATTTCTGTTTAGTGCATGTATCGTTAGTCCCTCAGGTAAAAAACATCTACAACCATTCGCATCCTGCCATTATTTgcccattttaaattttggttgttTTATTCTAGCCCAATGCAACTGGAGAACATAAAACAAAACCTACTCAAAGTAGTGTGCGAGAACTGAGAAGTCTAGGATTATCTCCAGACATAATAGTCAGCAGAAGTGAAACTCCCATTAATCGTGAtactcaagaaaaaatttccaatttttgtcacgTCAGACCAGAAGAGGTAAAGCAGAAAAGATTAATGTTTTAATgtcattattgaatttttaatgctcatattcttttttttctacctcaGGTCATATGCATACACGATTTAAGTTCAATTTATAAAGTACCAGTTTTGATGGAAAGTCAAGGAATCGTGCAGCTATTCAGTTCTAAATTGAATCTAGATATTATGAGGTTTCCCAAATCACCCGAATTCATGCAGCAGTGGAAAGAATTAGCGTTCAAGTGAGCACTACAATATTAAATccgttaattaaaaaataataatcaagttCTCTTCACCTCTCTTTGAATTTGTATGTGTGGCAATTTTGTTGCTAAACGTGACTATAAAAGTTGATTAGGATGAATGAACTTGATAAGATTGAGTAACTAATCACTTCCTGTGCATAAGGTTAAGCCATTAATTTCTTTTGAGATAAGAAACGATCGATTAAAAGTTTCCATATCTTCAAAAATGTaaggatttttatgaaacagGACTCCCTTCCCCccaccaaaaatgggaaaaaatcaaaaaattcaatttgaaaattagtacttttattttttgattattttttatttctgctCTGATTTCTTCTGAAAACCCACATTTCAAGAAAACCTTTCCAGGCTTTTCTTGGTATCTTCAACAATGTTGGCCTCCttctccaaaattgaagaaattgaaataatttttaaaaaacatgaaattgacTGATgtttacgaaatttttaaaaattacttagaatccttccaaaaaacatttttatatcTTCATAAATGCAAGGATTTACATAAAAATGGAACCTCGATCCtcattaaaaaatagaaaaaatctcaagtggtgatcaaaaataattttttttaatcttcaattttgctcaaaattttttgagtcacGCTCctcttcaaacaaaaaaaaacaaaaaactaaatgtgaggtagaaaattgaaaattcttctgaATAGGTAACTGAAttaccgagaaaaaaaatccatgagCCCCCACCCCCAACaatattttgaggtttttcttGGTTGAAAAGGGGTTTAAGTGTTAAGCAAAATGCTGcagttttcccattttttttttttttttttttgcaaactgcaatttttattttcactgatttttttgggggtgggggggggtccTATACAATGGGTCAGAAATAACATCGGTTCTCTTAGCGAAGAGATCATAATTATAGGAAAAATTCTGACGTAGAAATGGAGACTTTTTggatgaattgaataattgatcTGATTTTTTCGTCTGTCTCATTGATGCATTATTTTCTCCTAAAAggcttaaaataaaaatttgaatttgaaaatcaacttgtaCTTTAAAGTTGACTCCTCGAATAAATTACGACTGTTTTTGAAATAATCCGAAGCATCCGGGTAAAGTTGATTTTCGtccagaaaattcaaatcgtCCTAGAAAGTATTGTATTTACATAATTTCAGtgaattggctaaaaattacatttttttcagccaattttcagatttcaattttaagatTCACTCTCTttgtaagaattttcaaaaattcaacaataatcGAAAGATCAACTTCAATAACTGCTTTTTAAGCGaggcggatttcaaaaaaatttaagttgATGGGTTGTAAAAGTTTCCTTGTGAGTCATTCCTGAacacttgaatttgaaatttaagatCCTTCTGAAAACATTGTCAAATTTAtggtaaaattgaaacattaaaattgGGAATTTGTTTCATGAATAAATAACTTGTGATTTCATGAAGCATAGTtagctatacctacttattattttgaaatcctataggtaaataaatacaattttttaatgttctgttgtgttttataattcatttagggttgaaaaattacgaGATGAGGTGAATATTGCGTTGGTTGGtaaatacacaaaacttcaagATTCTTACGCTTCTGTTTCAAGATCTCTGCAACATGCTTCTATTTTTGCCggttataaattgaaattgattgtaagtaaaagtatttttaagtacctacctttgTGATGAGAGCCATTCAAGAAAAACtaaccaaattttaaataaaataatttaagaaCAGAATGTTGATCACTTTTGTTTGTTTATGTGTTATACCTTCGTAATTTCTTTcatgctattttttttcaatagtacaTTGATgctgaaaatttagaagaaagtATGAAAGATGAGAACCCCTTGAATTATCACGAAGCTTGGAAAAATTTATGCAATAGCCAGTGAGTACTAATCGTTGGTTTTTTTATTCATGGAATCTCTTAATTGCGAAATACATATTTACCCAGCGTTTGTTTTTCTCAGAGGTGTTGTTGTCCCTGGAGGATTTGGTAAACGAGGTATACAGGGAAAGATAGCTGCTTGTAATTGGTgcagaaagaagaaaattccaTTCCTTGGAATATGTTTGGGTTTACAAGCGGCCGTTATTGAATTCACGAAGTAATTAGCTATTGAATTGTTTATCATATCGGTTGTGGGAATTATAAACAAATCTAGAattaacattgtttttttttcctacaaaacAGAAACGTATTGAACAAGGAGGATATCGCAGAAAGtgctgaatttaaaaatgacgaaattccAACCACTGAGCAACCATCCAAGCAGAGTGACAACGAATCAAAAAGTGAAGCCAAATCGAAAGAAGTATCGAGTAGTAGTGAAAAAGAGTACATTATTATCGATATGCCCGAGCATAATACTGGTCAAATGGGTGGAACTATGCGCttaggaaaaaagaaaacatttttccaaaaggaACATTGGAATGATTCGATATTATGTGAGTGAATAATTGTCTTTGTATTTAAATcatgcaaacaattttttttcttcgagtattaaaatgataattattcCTGTAAATTTTTCCCAGATGCTTTATATAATCGCAAGCAAGTCGTCGAAGAAAGACATCGGCATCGATACGAAGTAAACAATAAGTTTGTGAAAGAATTGGAGAAACATGGACTCCGCTTTGTTGGTtagttcttggatttttttttttttagtaaaaaatatcTGTCTTGATTTTTAGGTAATTAATCTAAAACATCCAACACTTATTTTCAGGTAAAGATGAAAACAAAGTTAGAATGGAAATGTTGGAGTTGAAGGACCATCCTTATTATGTAGCAACCCAATTCCATCCCGAATATACTAGTCGTCCATTAAGACCGTCGCCACCATTTATTGGTCTTATATTAGCCTCTTGTGGTAAACTAAATTCTTATATATCCAAAGGGCGTTTGAGTCCAACTGATTTGTCATCGTCGGATGAAGATATCAAGTCTTAATTTCATATCTATTTTGCTATGCTGCGTGCATTAAGTATACTTAGGTATCTATACTGTTTGATTTAGGTTTTTACATAATTTCAGTGTGATTCGTTTTGATCTATTCcaagttatgatttttttattctttaaactgattattttctagttttcaatgtatcgtaaaaatatattttgatttttaattctctgtcattaattatttttgcatgtcctaagtgatttgaaatttcttgagaaatttgaaaaattgctggaggttccagaatgatCAAAAACTAGCAGCAGTTGATATGTGGATGGTAAATTGAACGAATTATTCACATTTCCTtacatttgtttgaaaaatttcaattttggcagataaatcacctttaaaaaagttttaaaaaattaaatttttcaaatatttaggTATCTGATTTGAATAATGGCCATTTGAGTTATTTAAATTCTATGACAAAAAATTCTGTATTCAacactatttcaaaatttttgaaaaatgaaaattgtaaatattgcaaaaaaattgaatacgtaCTTAAATACCAATTGTATGGTATTcactaggtacctaggtaccttatTTACATTGATAGGGACCTATCATTTTCTCAGTTAAAAGCAGACTTTTGGTTCATATGATTTAGATTGGTGTGAAACTTTCTTTCTTAAAAAACAATTGGTTGTTTCATTGTAACAACTCACAAACACGAATCTGTCAAGCCAGCTGTCACTCAAACCAAAAACTTTCGGTACCTCGTATCCAATTGATAATGAGGTGTCGAAAAAATACATGTGTTGGTTTCGACTTCAGGATCACGTAAGAGATTGTTGTGAAATCATTATTGTTTCTGAACTTTTACGCAACACTTCTGAACTTGAAGCAACAGCaagatgaaaaatatcactgctttattatttatttcattaacttaccaagtaggtacaaaaaatataatgattTTAAGTACGATTTCAGAAAGCAAGTAtttgaattgtttcattttaaatttatggcttcaaatatgtagataggtacctattcaattttttcttcttactGTAGCAGGCTAattttcttttgatatttttcagataACTTTGGGAGCACCAAATCAAGCATCAGATTTAAATTCCCATTCAGGTGATTCACTTATTACTGACCCAGGAAATAATGCCATTTTGAATCATGTTGAGGGGGAAACTGTATCCAACCAGTTTCAACCTGAAAACATAAAACTAGAGGAACAGACATCCATCAATGCAGAtgaatctccaaaaattgaagaaacttcTCCAGACTTCAAACAAGATGGAAATGAAAATGCTTTACTCCCTAGTGACTCCCAGAATCATAATAAAATAGgcattgaaaaagttttgaaattagtcCATAGCCTGTTCACAATGTTACCAACATGGATTCTTGAAATTCTGTACAACATAATCAcatttcttgatgaatttttatctgATGCATCAATGACTTATGCACAATATGGTaacgttttttcaagtttgatcgATAAATTAGATGATTTATTGTGATACTAGCTACACTttgctctttttcaaaaaatgtattagttACCAATACATAAATCTTGCATTAGATTCAATTGTTCTTTTTACACTtgtattatacctactttgGAAGGGAGATAATAAGGATGTATCTTTACCCTTCAAAAACAAGCCTGgtaatttacataggtacctacctaaatgctTCAACTACTAGGCAACACGGATCAAATTGCAGCCAATATCACTTTTATAACGCATACCAACATAGGTAccattgattttttgttgaaaaaaagttgtgacaTGTGCAATAGTCCTAGGTGATTTATTGTTGATGGTGTAATGAGGTGCGATACgcgatgaaaatttgacaactaacaTCTGCTCATTAGTGTTTGAACTTGATGCGGTGACTTTCAAACCATAATGATACCAGaatgtgacatttttcaaattttctcaccTACCATTAACGAACTGCACAATTTTCTTGGGAATCGCGTGCATTTTATCCATTAACACTCATAAAAAGAAAATACCacatagaaaattttcacttgaaaaatgataccttGCATCAAAGCAACATGAAAGTTTGTTGGCTTGTATTATTTTTCGCATTTGCCTTGATCCAAGTAAGTAAATTCCTCAcatgaaaaatcaatgaatgagTTGGATGCAATTTTAATATTGGTTTTTATTACAGGAAAGTGTTTCACCTCCTGCCAAAGGTAAAGCATCTTCAAAATCAAAGCCAACTTCTGATAATGCTCAATCAAAACCTAATTCAGGAAATGAGCAATTAGATATAAAAGAtgatacagaaaaaaatgatactgaAAGCAAGAGTAACCAgtcaatgaaaaatgaagaggCAGCTGCTGATAAAAACCAAGAAGGAAGTGATAAAGAGGAccctaaaaatttggaaaataaaaaaagaaatggaaaaaaaccaaaacggAAAGATACTAGAGAACCTGAGGAAGATTCCACATCTTCACCTAAGAAGCCTGAtgaagatatttcaaaaaagaacaacaatgAGTCCTCAGAACCTCAACAAAACCTGGCAGATTCTCAAGTCAAGTCCCAAGATAGTGAAAAAACTACATTACCACAAGGCACAGATGAGAAAATCCCTCCAAAACAAGAAGAGATGCCAGAGAATGCTTCTGACAATACAACTGAAGATCCAGAAACAGCAAAACTCAATGCCCTAGAGAAGCCAGAAGGatccaataaaaatgaaactgagAAAAACtcaagacaaaaaaatgaagatgacACAATTGACAAAgctgaacaagaaaaaaaaaagaaaccaccAAAGAAAAAATCTAGTTCAAAGGAGCCATCAAAAGAACTTGAATCTTCAGCTGACAGTGAAAAGAATCTACCACCTAATGACAAGTCTAACTCTAAACCAAacaatgaaaatgaagaaaaagcaGAGGATGATACTGAAAAAAGGAAATCTAAGAAGGAGCATCTGAAAGAATCTAAGGAATCCACCAGTGAACCCCCTCCCAAATCACAAAGCAGTCCTGAGCACACAACTCAAGATCCCTCAACATCTGATAATGCTTCACAAACTCCAGTGAAACCAGAACCTAAACCAAATCCAAAGAAAGTTGGTTCTGAATTGCCACCAGAAAaagcagagaaaaaaattgaagacaaaCCTGACCtagcaaaaagagaaaaagctGCCAAGAAGAAATCAAAGGCTCCAAGTGAAATTCAGGATCCTCCAACCAAAGATGATGCTCCACAAACTCCAGAAAAACCAGAACCTAAACCAAATCCAAAGAAAGTTGGTTCTGAATTGCCACCAGAAAaagcagagaaaaaaattgaagacaaaCCTGACCtagcaaaaagagaaaaagctgccaagaagaaatcaaaaactccAGGTGAAACTCAAGACTCTCCAACCCCTGATGATGCTCCacaaaatccagaaaaatcagAACCTAAACCAAATCCAAAGAAAGTTGGTTCTGAATTGCCACCAGAAACAGCAGAGGAAAGTATTGAAGATGAACCTAACCcagcaaaaaggaaaaaaacagcCAAGAAGAAATCTAAAACTCCAGGTGAAACTCAAGACTCTCCAACCCCTGATGATGATCCACAAACTCCAGAAAAACCAGAACCTAAACCAAATCCAAAGAAAGTTGGTTCTGAATTGCCACAAGAAAAAgcagaggaaaaaattgaagatgaaccTGACCtagcaaaaagagaaaaagctgccaagaaaaaatcaaaggcTCTAAGTGGAATTCAGGATCCTCCAACTAAAGATGATGCACCACAAACTCCAGAAAAATCAGAACCTAAACCAAATCCAAAGAAAATTGGTTCTGAATTGCTACCAGAAAAAGCAGAGGAAAAAGTTGAAGATGAACCTGACCtagcaaaaagagaaaaagctgccaagaaaaaatcaaaggcTCCAAGTGAAATTCAGGATCCTCCAACTAAAGGTGATGCTCCACAAACTCCAGAAAAATCAGAACCTAAACCAAATCCAAAGAAAGTTGGTTCTGAATTGCCACCAGAAACAGCA encodes:
- the LOC135833933 gene encoding CTP synthase 2-like, with amino-acid sequence MKYILVTGGVISGVGKGIIASSFGTILKSCGLCVTVIKIDPYINIDAGTFSPYEHGEVYVLEDGSEVDLDLGNYERFLDATLYNENNITTGKIYQKVINRERKGEYLGKTVQVVPHITDAIQEWVLNVTKKPIYNDGRQPEVCIIELGGTIGDIEGMPFVEAFRQFQFKVGRDNFCLVHVSLVPQPNATGEHKTKPTQSSVRELRSLGLSPDIIVSRSETPINRDTQEKISNFCHVRPEEVICIHDLSSIYKVPVLMESQGIVQLFSSKLNLDIMRFPKSPEFMQQWKELAFKVEKLRDEVNIALVGKYTKLQDSYASVSRSLQHASIFAGYKLKLIYIDAENLEESMKDENPLNYHEAWKNLCNSQGVVVPGGFGKRGIQGKIAACNWCRKKKIPFLGICLGLQAAVIEFTKNVLNKEDIAESAEFKNDEIPTTEQPSKQSDNESKSEAKSKEVSSSSEKEYIIIDMPEHNTGQMGGTMRLGKKKTFFQKEHWNDSILYALYNRKQVVEERHRHRYEVNNKFVKELEKHGLRFVGKDENKVRMEMLELKDHPYYVATQFHPEYTSRPLRPSPPFIGLILASCGKLNSYISKGRLSPTDLSSSDEDIKS